In Holophagales bacterium, one DNA window encodes the following:
- a CDS encoding VTT domain-containing protein yields MDPAVLPGLRAFDSQDFAAAIAAWESARSAHAGRPAETALLTGLVALGRAAQAAERGDAAAAKRELSACRAAVRHLPRRVLGVDVVRLRDELAGEPSTAPRPHAAHTTHAGTWIKAGLLVALLGGTFAALRWTPLGRLIEPERFSAMLEAARGHWWSPLVLLALYGLLCPLGIPATPLLFAGGAIFGSALGSAVNVAGTLLGAATTFALARYLGREAVEKFGGNRLAKAERMLHRHGFWALVSTRFLPLPFPLVNAAAAVAGVRFSQFMASSVIGLAPAVVVWTYFSSAIVRAAAADRARIARDLAVALALLVALVMIPTATRFHRRRMRAKRIRLARAKRLAAEAR; encoded by the coding sequence ATGGATCCGGCCGTCCTCCCCGGCCTGCGAGCCTTCGACTCCCAGGATTTCGCCGCAGCGATCGCCGCGTGGGAGAGTGCACGGTCCGCCCACGCCGGCCGACCGGCGGAGACGGCCCTGCTCACCGGCCTCGTCGCGCTCGGCCGCGCTGCCCAGGCGGCAGAGCGGGGAGACGCGGCCGCCGCGAAACGGGAGCTCTCCGCCTGCCGCGCGGCGGTGCGGCATCTGCCCCGGCGGGTGCTCGGCGTCGACGTCGTCCGGCTGCGCGACGAGCTCGCCGGCGAGCCGTCGACCGCTCCGCGTCCGCACGCGGCACACACCACCCATGCGGGGACCTGGATCAAGGCCGGCTTGCTCGTCGCCCTGCTCGGCGGCACCTTCGCGGCGCTGCGCTGGACACCGCTCGGTCGCCTGATCGAGCCCGAGCGCTTCTCGGCGATGCTCGAGGCGGCGCGCGGCCACTGGTGGAGCCCGCTCGTCCTGCTGGCGCTCTACGGCCTGCTCTGTCCGCTCGGCATTCCGGCGACACCGCTGCTCTTCGCCGGCGGAGCGATCTTCGGTTCGGCGCTCGGCAGCGCGGTGAACGTCGCCGGCACCCTGCTCGGCGCCGCGACCACCTTCGCCCTTGCCCGCTATCTCGGGCGAGAAGCCGTCGAAAAGTTCGGCGGCAACCGGCTCGCCAAGGCCGAGCGGATGCTGCACCGGCACGGCTTCTGGGCCCTGGTCAGCACCCGCTTCCTGCCGCTGCCCTTCCCCCTGGTCAACGCCGCTGCGGCCGTGGCCGGCGTGCGCTTCTCCCAGTTCATGGCAAGCTCGGTGATCGGCCTCGCGCCGGCGGTCGTCGTCTGGACCTACTTCTCTTCGGCGATCGTGCGCGCCGCGGCGGCCGACCGGGCACGCATCGCGCGCGACCTCGCCGTGGCGCTCGCTCTGCTCGTCGCGCTGGTGATGATTCCGACGGCGACGCGTTTCCATCGCCGACGGATGCGGGCCAAGCGGATCCGCCTGGCGCGGGCCAAGCGGCTCGCCGCCGAAGCACGTTGA